In one Pseudomonas sp. MM211 genomic region, the following are encoded:
- a CDS encoding LysR family transcriptional regulator, with product MDKLLALKALVETVRSGGFSAAGRSLGMATSSVTRLVSGLEAELQSVLLNRSTRQVSVTEAGRAYFERAVAILEALEEADAAVCDGGSQARGRLNVSVPVEFGRRIIAPHLGRLFERHPELDLNLRLSDEVIDLLGERVDVAVRLGSAVLSEDVVSLRVGEFRRWLVASPDYLARSLPVSEPQSLLAHDCLRFDFGAPGQRWQFSAAGEVEQVAVRGPLQSNNGDVLREAALAGQGIALLADWLVQDDVAAGRLIRLLDQHEVAPGSMSGAISVLYLPNQRGSRRVAAFVAFLRELLEG from the coding sequence ATGGACAAGCTGCTGGCTTTGAAGGCCCTGGTCGAAACCGTGCGCAGTGGTGGCTTTTCTGCTGCTGGGCGGTCACTGGGCATGGCGACGTCTTCGGTGACGCGCCTGGTCAGCGGCCTGGAGGCGGAGCTGCAAAGCGTGCTGCTCAACCGCAGTACTCGCCAGGTCAGCGTCACCGAGGCCGGGCGCGCTTACTTCGAACGGGCGGTGGCCATTCTCGAAGCGCTTGAGGAGGCCGATGCGGCCGTCTGCGACGGTGGTAGTCAGGCGCGCGGGCGGCTGAATGTCAGCGTGCCGGTAGAGTTCGGTCGGCGAATCATCGCGCCGCATCTTGGCCGGCTGTTCGAACGCCATCCCGAGCTGGACTTGAACCTGCGGCTCAGCGATGAGGTGATCGATCTACTCGGCGAGCGGGTGGACGTTGCGGTTCGCCTCGGCAGCGCGGTGTTGAGCGAAGATGTGGTCAGCCTGAGAGTCGGCGAGTTTCGCCGCTGGCTGGTGGCCAGCCCGGATTATCTGGCGCGCAGCCTGCCGGTCAGTGAGCCCCAGTCTTTGCTCGCTCATGATTGCCTGCGGTTCGATTTCGGTGCCCCCGGGCAGCGCTGGCAGTTCAGCGCGGCAGGTGAGGTCGAGCAGGTGGCGGTGCGTGGGCCTTTGCAAAGCAACAATGGCGATGTACTGCGTGAAGCGGCGCTGGCGGGGCAGGGCATCGCGCTGCTGGCCGACTGGCTGGTTCAGGACGACGTCGCCGCTGGCCGGCTGATTCGCCTCTTGGATCAGCATGAGGTAGCGCCCGGTTCGATGAGCGGCGCCATCAGCGTGCTGTATCTGCCCAATCAGCGCGGGTCGCGACGGGTTGCTGCGTTCGTTGCGTTTTTGCGTGAGCTGCTCGAAGGCTGA
- a CDS encoding MFS transporter: MNTSTSREHHSLPPALVLLFAFCCGAIVANLYYAQPIIELIAPAVGLSMHKASLIVSLTQVGYAVGLLFLVPLADLLENRRLMLLTTLAAMVCLLAAGFSSSPGLFLGLSLLVGLSSVSVQMLIPLAAHLAPEATRGRVVGNIMAGLLLGILLARPVASLIAEYFGWRAVYFCAAAMMLGIVVVIATTIPRHAPDNRGHYGQLLLSLFGLLRRYPTLRQRALYQGLMFASFSLFWTLAPLELVRHYGFSQSQVALFALVGAIGAIAAPLAGRLADAGHTRRATLVALILAPLSFALTLASPLAGVIGLVLCAVLLDFAVQLNMVLGQREVYALEQNSRARLNALYMTSIFVGGATGSAIASPIYESFGWQGAALIGGAFPALALLLALWNGRQAAALEQSVLSGK; the protein is encoded by the coding sequence ATGAACACATCCACTTCCCGCGAACACCACAGCCTGCCGCCTGCGCTGGTGCTGCTGTTCGCCTTCTGCTGCGGCGCCATCGTCGCCAATCTCTATTACGCCCAGCCGATCATCGAGCTGATCGCTCCGGCCGTGGGCCTGTCGATGCACAAGGCCAGCCTGATCGTTTCCCTGACCCAGGTCGGTTATGCGGTGGGGCTGTTGTTTCTGGTGCCGCTTGCCGACCTGCTGGAAAACCGTCGGCTGATGCTGCTGACCACCCTGGCCGCGATGGTTTGCCTGTTGGCCGCGGGCTTCTCGTCATCGCCGGGCCTGTTTCTCGGCCTGTCGCTGCTGGTCGGTCTGAGTTCGGTATCGGTGCAGATGCTGATTCCCCTGGCGGCCCATCTGGCGCCGGAGGCAACTCGGGGGCGCGTGGTGGGCAACATCATGGCCGGGCTGCTGTTGGGCATTCTGCTGGCGCGCCCGGTCGCGAGCCTGATCGCCGAGTACTTTGGCTGGCGTGCGGTGTACTTTTGCGCGGCAGCGATGATGCTTGGCATCGTGGTAGTGATCGCCACCACCATTCCCCGTCATGCGCCGGACAATCGTGGCCATTACGGGCAATTGCTGTTGTCACTCTTCGGCCTGCTGCGCCGCTACCCGACGCTGCGTCAGCGGGCGCTCTACCAAGGGCTGATGTTCGCCTCGTTCAGCCTGTTCTGGACGCTGGCTCCCCTCGAACTGGTGCGCCATTACGGGTTCAGCCAGAGCCAGGTCGCGCTGTTCGCCCTGGTAGGTGCCATCGGCGCGATCGCCGCACCACTCGCGGGCCGCCTGGCCGATGCCGGTCATACTCGGCGTGCAACCCTGGTGGCGTTGATTCTCGCCCCGCTGTCTTTCGCGCTGACCCTGGCCAGCCCATTGGCAGGGGTGATCGGCCTGGTGCTGTGTGCCGTGCTGCTGGACTTCGCCGTGCAACTGAACATGGTGTTGGGCCAGCGCGAGGTCTATGCCCTGGAGCAGAACAGCCGGGCGCGGCTCAATGCCCTGTACATGACCAGCATCTTCGTGGGCGGCGCCACGGGGTCGGCCATCGCCAGCCCTATCTACGAAAGCTTTGGCTGGCAGGGCGCCGCGCTGATCGGCGGCGCGTTCCCGGCCCTGGCGCTGCTGTTGGCCCTGTGGAATGGGCGCCAGGCCGCTGCGTTGGAGCAGAGTGTGCTGTCCGGCAAGTAA
- a CDS encoding mandelate racemase/muconate lactonizing enzyme family protein, which translates to MKITRIETTRLKSLPNLIWVEVHTDDGQVGLGETFRGSEAVEAYIHSISASMLLGKDPLQIERHSKTLLRGYLGFNGSGVETRAASALDIALWDIFGQAVNQPIYQLLGGLAHDSMRAYNTCAGGNFNTGGEQRRTIAKGEARVSERYDDQVAFIECPDELALSLIEDGFSAMKIWPFDAFAMASGGQYISSADIKKGLEPFEKIRNAVGDRIELMCEFHSLWNTTTALAIARELKDYNIFWSEDPIKMDSVQGLADYRRLSGLPVCGSETLATRSSFRDLLAADALDYVMLDLSWCGGISEAKKVAALAEAYQKPIAPHDCTGPVVLMASLHLGLSSPNAIFQEVVRAYLAGFYQDLVTTLPDVQNGFILPPTGAGLGTALNPRLRERADCVVRTSQL; encoded by the coding sequence ATGAAAATTACCAGAATCGAAACTACCCGCCTGAAGAGCCTGCCCAACCTGATCTGGGTCGAGGTGCATACCGATGACGGCCAGGTCGGCCTTGGCGAGACCTTTCGCGGTTCGGAGGCCGTGGAAGCCTACATCCACTCGATCTCCGCTAGCATGCTGCTGGGCAAGGATCCGTTGCAGATCGAACGGCACAGCAAGACCCTGCTGCGCGGCTACCTCGGCTTCAACGGTTCCGGCGTGGAAACCCGCGCGGCCTCGGCGCTGGATATCGCCCTCTGGGACATCTTCGGCCAGGCGGTGAACCAGCCCATCTATCAGCTGCTCGGCGGTCTCGCCCACGACAGCATGCGCGCCTATAACACCTGCGCCGGTGGCAACTTCAACACCGGCGGCGAACAGCGTCGCACCATCGCCAAGGGCGAGGCCAGGGTCAGCGAGCGCTACGACGACCAGGTCGCCTTTATCGAATGCCCCGACGAGCTGGCCCTGAGCCTGATCGAAGACGGTTTTAGCGCCATGAAGATCTGGCCCTTCGATGCCTTCGCCATGGCCAGCGGCGGCCAGTACATCAGCTCGGCGGATATAAAAAAGGGCCTTGAGCCCTTCGAGAAAATCCGCAACGCGGTCGGTGACCGCATCGAACTGATGTGCGAATTCCATTCTTTGTGGAACACCACCACGGCGCTGGCCATCGCCCGTGAACTGAAGGACTACAACATCTTCTGGTCCGAAGACCCGATCAAGATGGACTCCGTGCAGGGCCTGGCCGATTACCGCCGCCTCAGCGGCCTGCCGGTGTGCGGCAGCGAAACCCTGGCGACGCGCAGTTCGTTCCGCGACCTGCTGGCCGCCGATGCGCTGGACTACGTGATGCTGGATCTGTCCTGGTGCGGCGGTATCAGCGAGGCCAAGAAAGTCGCCGCCCTGGCCGAGGCCTACCAGAAACCCATCGCCCCCCACGACTGCACCGGGCCGGTGGTGCTGATGGCCTCGCTGCACCTGGGCCTGTCGAGCCCCAACGCGATCTTCCAGGAAGTGGTGCGCGCCTACCTGGCCGGCTTCTATCAGGATCTGGTGACCACCCTGCCCGATGTGCAGAACGGTTTCATTCTGCCGCCAACGGGCGCCGGCCTGGGCACTGCGCTGAACCCGCGCTTGCGTGAGCGTGCGGACTGCGTGGTGCGTACCTCGCAGCTCTGA
- a CDS encoding 2-hydroxyacid dehydrogenase, with protein MKIVMIGEAATHRDEIAAELDFEANYVALPREAHESPEWDEQIDGADVLVAMRFKRPNKAEVPRFRLLHVPGAGLDGIDFSVMPEGSMACNVFEHEIPMAEYALASMLEHEVGLAAARASFDSERFSSAYLGRKPRGELYGKTVLIAGFGRIGQAVAVRAQAFGLKVIALSSRALNGQLKGPCNEAYTPSQINEILPRADYVVLSCPLNDATRGSFAAAQFQAMREDAVLINIARAAVVDEDALYQALVDKQIAKAFLDVWYAYPAGSSDSVAPARHRFEELPNAFCTPHISGWTHGLFERRYAFIAANIERLKNGEKLHNVVYGEG; from the coding sequence ATGAAGATCGTCATGATCGGCGAAGCCGCCACCCACCGGGACGAAATCGCTGCCGAGCTGGACTTCGAGGCCAACTACGTGGCCCTGCCGCGGGAAGCCCATGAATCCCCGGAGTGGGATGAGCAGATCGACGGTGCCGATGTGCTCGTGGCCATGCGCTTCAAACGCCCGAACAAGGCCGAAGTGCCGCGCTTTCGCCTGCTCCATGTACCGGGTGCCGGCCTCGATGGCATCGACTTTTCAGTGATGCCCGAAGGCAGCATGGCCTGCAACGTGTTCGAACACGAAATTCCCATGGCCGAATATGCGCTGGCGAGCATGCTCGAACATGAAGTGGGCCTGGCCGCAGCCCGCGCCAGCTTCGACAGCGAGCGTTTCTCATCCGCCTATCTGGGCCGCAAGCCACGCGGCGAGCTGTATGGCAAAACCGTGCTGATCGCCGGTTTCGGCCGCATCGGCCAGGCCGTAGCGGTGCGTGCCCAGGCCTTCGGGCTGAAGGTCATCGCCCTTTCCTCCCGCGCCCTTAACGGCCAGTTGAAGGGCCCGTGCAACGAGGCTTATACGCCATCGCAGATCAACGAAATCCTGCCCCGCGCCGACTACGTGGTTCTGTCGTGTCCGCTCAACGATGCAACCCGTGGCTCGTTCGCTGCAGCGCAGTTCCAGGCCATGCGCGAGGACGCCGTGCTGATCAATATCGCCCGTGCCGCGGTGGTAGACGAAGACGCACTCTATCAAGCCCTGGTCGACAAGCAGATCGCCAAGGCGTTTCTCGACGTCTGGTACGCCTACCCGGCAGGCAGCAGCGACAGCGTGGCGCCGGCCCGGCACCGCTTCGAGGAGCTGCCCAACGCCTTCTGCACGCCGCACATCTCCGGCTGGACTCATGGTCTGTTCGAACGCCGCTACGCCTTCATCGCCGCCAATATCGAGCGCCTGAAAAACGGCGAGAAGCTGCATAACGTCGTCTACGGCGAGGGTTGA
- a CDS encoding LacI family DNA-binding transcriptional regulator, with product MAVKGAGHSGRSTNGTTLIDVAKAAGVAPMTVSRALNNPDHVKKATLLKVRKAIEDTGYVRNLVAGALASNRSHLVAVIVPILTNPIFSDTFQAIADRLSKSGYQVLLGMSGYQPDQEQELLEVILSRRPDGIILTGTLHTEASRRRLRAVGVPVVETWDLSSDPIDMLVGFSHEDIGRDVARHLLGKGYGDFATLAVNDPRGQRRIKAFVDELRANGIHEVPSERIEGVPTLEHGRAGLRKLLASPARPLVVVCSSDTLAHGVLTEALAQGIRVPDEVAVMGFGDMNFAAHTHPALSTVKIDGKAMGDAAASALLDRLLGNADEVVQRDIGYTLIDRDSTR from the coding sequence ATGGCGGTCAAGGGAGCAGGACACAGCGGCAGGTCGACCAACGGGACAACCCTGATCGACGTGGCCAAGGCAGCGGGTGTGGCACCGATGACCGTGTCACGGGCACTCAACAACCCGGATCACGTCAAAAAGGCGACCCTGCTCAAGGTGCGCAAGGCCATCGAAGACACCGGCTACGTGCGCAATCTGGTCGCCGGCGCCCTGGCCAGCAACCGCAGCCATCTGGTCGCGGTGATCGTGCCGATCCTCACCAACCCGATCTTTTCCGACACCTTCCAGGCCATCGCCGACCGCCTGAGTAAATCCGGTTACCAGGTGCTGCTGGGCATGTCCGGCTACCAGCCTGACCAGGAGCAGGAACTGCTCGAAGTGATCCTTAGCCGCCGGCCCGACGGCATCATCCTCACCGGCACCCTGCACACCGAAGCCAGCCGCCGCCGACTGCGCGCGGTGGGCGTTCCTGTGGTAGAAACCTGGGATCTGAGCAGCGACCCCATCGACATGCTGGTGGGCTTCTCCCACGAAGACATCGGCCGCGATGTGGCCCGCCATCTGCTCGGCAAGGGCTACGGCGACTTCGCCACCCTGGCGGTCAACGATCCACGCGGCCAGCGCCGCATCAAAGCCTTCGTCGATGAGCTGCGGGCCAACGGCATACACGAGGTGCCGAGCGAGCGCATCGAAGGCGTGCCGACGCTGGAGCATGGCCGCGCCGGGCTGCGCAAACTGCTCGCCAGCCCGGCACGGCCGCTGGTGGTGGTCTGCAGCTCGGACACCCTCGCCCACGGCGTACTTACCGAAGCGCTGGCGCAGGGCATTCGCGTCCCCGATGAAGTGGCGGTGATGGGCTTTGGCGACATGAACTTCGCGGCCCATACCCATCCAGCGCTGTCGACCGTGAAGATCGACGGCAAGGCCATGGGCGATGCCGCCGCCAGCGCCCTGCTCGACCGCTTGCTGGGTAACGCCGATGAGGTTGTGCAACGGGATATCGGCTACACGCTGATCGACCGGGACAGCACCCGCTAG
- a CDS encoding TIGR04211 family SH3 domain-containing protein, whose product MSLARPFSASFSLPQLRVLGASLLSGLLLVAAPAHAQQASADVRWVSDSLNTYVRSGPTDGYRIVGTLSSGVRVQLLRTQGDYSQVRGENGDAVWIANRDLQEVPGQAERLPALEQKVTELSTELEGINDTWKTRVQGMQETLDSRKTLIDELEASRSALDIELNQSRAELREAQAQLGSEQKQVLMRYMIYGGSIAGAGLLMGLILPTMFRVRRKRNDQWV is encoded by the coding sequence ATGTCCCTAGCCCGCCCGTTTTCCGCATCCTTTTCCCTGCCGCAGCTTCGCGTGCTCGGGGCTTCACTACTCTCCGGTTTGCTGCTTGTTGCGGCGCCGGCTCATGCTCAACAGGCCAGCGCCGACGTGCGCTGGGTCAGCGACAGTTTGAATACCTACGTGCGCAGCGGCCCGACCGATGGCTACCGTATTGTCGGCACGCTTAGTTCAGGTGTACGCGTGCAGTTGCTGCGTACTCAGGGCGATTACAGCCAGGTTCGCGGCGAGAATGGCGATGCCGTCTGGATCGCCAACCGCGACCTGCAGGAGGTTCCCGGCCAGGCTGAGCGGCTGCCAGCGCTTGAGCAGAAGGTGACCGAACTGAGCACCGAACTCGAAGGCATCAACGACACCTGGAAAACCCGCGTGCAAGGCATGCAGGAGACCCTGGATTCGCGCAAGACCCTGATCGACGAGCTAGAGGCCAGCCGTAGCGCTCTGGATATCGAGTTGAACCAGTCCCGTGCAGAGCTGCGCGAGGCCCAGGCGCAGTTGGGTAGCGAGCAGAAGCAGGTGTTGATGCGCTACATGATTTACGGCGGCAGTATCGCGGGCGCTGGTTTGTTGATGGGGTTGATCCTGCCGACGATGTTCCGGGTGCGTCGCAAGCGTAACGATCAGTGGGTCTGA
- a CDS encoding LysR substrate-binding domain-containing protein: MFELAQLRCFTTVATELNFRRAAERLNMTQPPLSRQIQLLEHSLGVELFTRSTRSVALTAAGRAFFIEAQHLLERAHQAAASARRFAAGDIGSVSISFVGSAVYEFLPRVIAEARLNQPQVKISLSEMNTHQQHEALRTRRIDLGIVRQPLLQAGYENECLVREPFVLAIPSQHPLATADQLRVKDLDGAPFLMYSHAAYPPFNELLTGMFRSAGVAPEYVQWLGSSLTILALVNAGMGLALVPRCATNVVFKDVTFREIDLGDGIQSELHLTWRSNNDNPACMMLLEAIRAAVAADMH, translated from the coding sequence ATGTTCGAGCTTGCCCAGCTGCGCTGCTTCACCACCGTCGCCACCGAACTCAACTTTCGCCGCGCCGCCGAACGACTGAACATGACCCAGCCGCCACTCAGTCGGCAAATCCAGTTGCTGGAGCACAGCCTTGGCGTCGAGCTGTTCACCCGCAGCACGCGCAGCGTCGCGCTCACCGCCGCTGGCCGGGCGTTTTTCATCGAAGCTCAGCACTTGCTGGAACGCGCCCATCAGGCAGCCGCCTCGGCACGACGCTTCGCGGCAGGCGATATCGGCTCGGTGAGCATCAGCTTCGTTGGCAGTGCGGTGTATGAGTTCCTGCCACGGGTGATCGCCGAGGCGCGGCTCAATCAGCCCCAGGTGAAGATTTCCCTGAGCGAGATGAACACCCACCAGCAGCACGAAGCGCTGCGCACCCGGCGTATCGACCTGGGCATCGTGCGCCAGCCGCTGCTGCAGGCGGGTTACGAGAATGAATGCCTGGTGCGTGAGCCTTTCGTGCTGGCCATCCCGAGCCAGCATCCACTGGCCACGGCTGATCAGCTAAGGGTCAAGGATCTCGATGGCGCGCCCTTTCTGATGTACTCCCACGCGGCCTATCCGCCGTTCAACGAACTGCTGACCGGCATGTTCCGCTCGGCCGGCGTGGCTCCGGAATACGTACAGTGGCTGGGTTCGTCGCTGACCATCCTGGCACTGGTCAACGCCGGCATGGGCCTGGCCCTGGTGCCGCGCTGCGCCACCAACGTGGTGTTCAAGGACGTGACGTTCCGCGAGATCGACCTGGGCGACGGCATTCAGAGCGAGCTGCACCTGACCTGGCGCAGCAACAATGACAATCCGGCCTGCATGATGCTGCTGGAGGCGATTCGAGCAGCGGTGGCCGCAGACATGCACTGA
- a CDS encoding MFS transporter, with product MNNVQSSADPQVVARAVSKVKRHVLPLFVVMFIVNYIDRVNIGFVRSHLETDLGIGAAAYGLGAGLFFIGYAMFEVPSNMLLQRYGAKVWLTRIMFTWGIVATAMAFVPNETWFYILRFLLGVAEAGFFPGVVYYFTKWLPAGERGKAMAIFLSGSAIASILSGPLSGLLLQIEGLGMKGWQWMFFIEGMFSVVLCGFVWFWLDSLPKDAKWLTREESQALTDCIDEEQRQRQLAAGETGAVKHSVFKLLRDPQIMLFCFLYFSISLTIYGCTFWLPSIIRSMGGLDDMQVGLFNSVPWIISVVAMYAFASLAARYKWQQAWASAAFVIAAFGLFMSTTGGPIFSFIAICFAAIGFKAASSLFWPIPQAYLDARIAAAVIALINSVGSLGGFVAPATFGYLEEHTGSIEGGLIGLAVVSLIAGILVFMTKTSKSAKGSGNGVSPKPAVSPA from the coding sequence TTGAATAACGTCCAGAGTTCCGCCGACCCGCAGGTTGTCGCCCGCGCGGTCTCGAAAGTGAAACGCCACGTGCTGCCGCTGTTCGTGGTCATGTTCATCGTCAACTACATCGACCGGGTGAACATCGGCTTCGTCCGCAGCCACCTGGAAACCGATCTGGGTATCGGTGCCGCCGCTTATGGTTTGGGCGCCGGCCTGTTCTTCATCGGCTACGCGATGTTCGAAGTACCGTCGAACATGCTCCTGCAGCGCTACGGCGCCAAGGTGTGGCTGACCCGCATCATGTTCACCTGGGGCATCGTCGCCACCGCGATGGCTTTTGTGCCCAACGAAACCTGGTTCTATATCCTGCGCTTCCTGCTCGGCGTCGCCGAGGCCGGTTTCTTCCCGGGCGTGGTGTATTACTTCACCAAGTGGCTGCCCGCCGGTGAGCGTGGCAAGGCCATGGCCATCTTCCTCAGTGGCTCGGCCATCGCGTCGATCCTCTCCGGCCCGCTGTCCGGTCTGCTCCTGCAAATCGAAGGCCTGGGCATGAAAGGCTGGCAGTGGATGTTCTTCATCGAGGGCATGTTCTCGGTAGTGCTCTGCGGTTTCGTCTGGTTCTGGTTGGATTCGCTGCCCAAGGACGCCAAATGGCTGACCCGTGAAGAGAGCCAGGCGCTGACCGATTGCATCGACGAAGAACAGCGTCAGCGCCAACTGGCGGCGGGGGAGACCGGCGCGGTCAAGCACTCGGTGTTCAAGCTGCTGCGCGACCCGCAGATCATGCTGTTCTGTTTCCTGTATTTCTCGATCTCGCTGACCATCTACGGCTGCACCTTCTGGCTGCCGAGCATCATCCGCTCCATGGGTGGGCTGGATGATATGCAGGTCGGCCTGTTCAACTCGGTACCGTGGATCATCTCGGTGGTCGCAATGTACGCCTTCGCCAGCCTGGCAGCGCGCTACAAGTGGCAACAGGCATGGGCCTCGGCCGCGTTCGTGATCGCCGCGTTCGGGCTGTTCATGTCCACCACTGGCGGGCCGATCTTCTCCTTTATTGCCATCTGCTTCGCGGCCATCGGCTTCAAGGCGGCGTCCTCGCTGTTCTGGCCGATTCCCCAGGCGTACCTGGATGCGCGCATCGCAGCAGCAGTTATTGCCCTGATCAACTCGGTGGGCAGCCTGGGCGGCTTCGTGGCCCCGGCCACTTTCGGTTACCTCGAAGAGCACACCGGCTCCATCGAAGGCGGCCTGATCGGTCTGGCCGTGGTTTCGCTGATCGCCGGCATCCTGGTGTTCATGACCAAGACCAGCAAAAGCGCCAAAGGCAGCGGCAACGGTGTCAGCCCGAAACCGGCGGTATCGCCAGCTTGA
- a CDS encoding glucarate dehydratase family protein translates to MRIKHVRVTPIAFRDAPLLNASGIHEPYALRSIIEVESDNGYIGLGESYGDAPVLSVLQAMQESLVGLDPFDLNGLRARVVKTVAALKPGTAGAELAPGSHPSKQVANAYSAFEVAFLDLQARSLGMPLVDLLGGAVRDEVPFSAYLFLKYAEHVGSPYKPDRWGEGISPEQIVAQARTMIEENGFKSIKLKAGTLLGPEHEVACIKALRQAFPDAPLRIDPNGNWSVETSLRMAELMGDDLQYYEDPCPGLEGMAEVHKRTGIPLATNMVVTDFDEFRRSVALNSVQIVLADHHYWGGLRDTQILARMCDTFGLGVSMHSNSHLGISLMAMTHVAAAVPNLAYACDTHYPWQEPDEEVIKGGKLPIVDGCVQLTRTPGLGVELDYDQLAKLNDQYLTCGIRQRNDVTQMQKYDPSWKALKPRF, encoded by the coding sequence ATGAGGATCAAACACGTACGCGTAACGCCGATTGCGTTCCGTGACGCACCGCTGCTCAACGCCAGCGGCATCCACGAACCCTACGCTCTGCGTTCGATCATCGAAGTGGAAAGTGACAACGGCTACATCGGCCTGGGTGAAAGTTACGGTGATGCCCCTGTGCTCAGCGTGTTGCAGGCCATGCAGGAGTCGCTGGTCGGTCTCGATCCCTTCGACCTCAACGGCCTGCGTGCCCGTGTGGTGAAAACCGTCGCCGCGCTGAAGCCAGGCACTGCCGGCGCCGAGCTGGCCCCTGGCTCGCACCCGAGCAAGCAGGTGGCGAACGCCTATTCGGCCTTCGAAGTGGCGTTTCTCGATCTCCAGGCGCGTTCGTTGGGTATGCCTCTGGTCGATCTGCTGGGTGGCGCGGTGCGTGATGAGGTGCCGTTCAGCGCCTATCTGTTCCTCAAGTACGCCGAGCATGTGGGCTCGCCCTACAAGCCAGATCGTTGGGGGGAGGGCATCAGTCCCGAGCAAATCGTCGCCCAGGCACGCACCATGATCGAGGAGAACGGCTTCAAGAGCATCAAGCTCAAGGCTGGCACCTTGCTCGGCCCGGAGCACGAAGTCGCCTGCATCAAGGCACTGCGTCAGGCCTTTCCTGACGCGCCGCTGCGTATCGATCCCAACGGCAACTGGTCGGTGGAGACCTCACTGCGCATGGCCGAGCTGATGGGCGATGACCTGCAGTACTACGAAGACCCATGCCCCGGTCTTGAAGGCATGGCCGAGGTGCACAAGCGCACTGGCATCCCGCTGGCGACCAACATGGTGGTCACCGATTTCGACGAATTCCGACGCAGCGTGGCCCTGAATAGCGTGCAGATCGTGCTCGCCGATCACCACTACTGGGGCGGCCTGCGCGATACGCAGATCCTCGCGCGCATGTGCGACACCTTTGGCCTGGGCGTGTCGATGCACTCCAACTCGCACCTGGGCATCAGCCTGATGGCCATGACCCACGTGGCGGCCGCCGTGCCGAACCTGGCCTACGCCTGCGACACCCACTACCCGTGGCAGGAGCCGGATGAAGAGGTGATCAAGGGCGGCAAGCTGCCGATCGTCGATGGTTGCGTGCAACTCACCCGCACACCTGGCCTGGGCGTTGAGCTGGATTACGACCAGTTGGCCAAGCTCAATGACCAGTACCTGACCTGTGGTATTCGTCAGCGTAATGACGTGACCCAGATGCAGAAGTACGATCCGAGCTGGAAGGCCCTCAAGCCGCGTTTCTAA